In Pirellulales bacterium, the DNA window GGCTCCAGCGCCAGCACCACGCCAAATTCTTCCGCCACCGGAACCAGCTCTTTCAATGCGGCCGTAACCAGCCGCCGGGCATGGTTGTGCGTGTGGCCTGCCCGCGCTCCGCTGTAAATGACCAGACAGTTGGCGTGCATCGCGGCGGCAAGGTTAATGGCTTCCACCGCATCATCCACGCTTTCGCGGTACGTATGCCCCTCGCTGCCGGTAAATCCGCCGGCCCACAACACGTTGGAAACCGCCAGGCCCGATTGGTTGAGCAACTCAATCCCGCGCTGCTCGCCAAAATCGGAAAGTTTTCGCCGCCAGACGCCGATCGCCGGAATGCCCGCGGCGCAGTAGTGCCGCACGTCCTCCTCGAACGACCAGCGATAGGTCGTCATTTCGTTGATCGAAAGCCGAGGCATAAGGCAACTCC includes these proteins:
- a CDS encoding TIM barrel protein; protein product: MPRLSINEMTTYRWSFEEDVRHYCAAGIPAIGVWRRKLSDFGEQRGIELLNQSGLAVSNVLWAGGFTGSEGHTYRESVDDAVEAINLAAAMHANCLVIYSGARAGHTHNHARRLVTAALKELVPVAEEFGVVLALEP